A DNA window from Mesoplasma coleopterae contains the following coding sequences:
- the glyA gene encoding serine hydroxymethyltransferase — translation MSTINKNILESLRGELKRQQDHIELIASENYVSEAVLQLSGSVLTNKYAEGYPDKRYYGGCEFVDQIEKQGIELAKKIFNAEHANLQPHSGSQANEAVYRALLQNGDKIVSMSLDAGGHLTHGYPINFSGNNYDFKFYGVSKETEEIDFEEVRRVVLEHKPKLIVAGASAYSRIIDFKKFKEIADEVGALLMVDMAHIAGLVAGGVHPNPMEYADVVTTTTHKTLRGARGGMILSKAEIGKKIDSAVFPGTQGGPLENQIAGKVQALYEADTPEFKKYVQQVVENSKAFAKALADNGMRLIANGTDNHLINLDVKNTLNVTGKDAEKILESIGIVSNKNMIPFDTEKPFVTSGIRVGTAAMTTRGFKENEFREVARIIASALKDQSQNNLDKLSIEVANLCKQFPIYEQLSY, via the coding sequence ATGAGTACAATAAATAAAAACATTTTAGAATCACTTAGAGGTGAATTAAAAAGACAACAAGATCATATAGAATTAATTGCTAGTGAAAACTATGTTAGTGAAGCAGTCCTACAATTATCAGGAAGTGTTTTAACAAATAAATATGCAGAAGGATATCCAGACAAAAGATATTATGGTGGATGTGAATTTGTTGATCAAATTGAAAAGCAAGGGATAGAGTTAGCTAAAAAAATATTCAATGCTGAACATGCTAACTTACAACCTCATTCAGGAAGCCAAGCTAATGAAGCTGTTTATCGTGCATTATTACAAAATGGAGACAAAATAGTTTCAATGAGTTTAGATGCAGGTGGTCACTTAACACATGGATACCCAATTAACTTTTCAGGAAATAACTATGACTTCAAATTTTATGGAGTAAGTAAGGAAACTGAAGAAATTGATTTTGAAGAAGTGAGAAGAGTTGTCTTAGAGCATAAACCAAAATTAATTGTTGCAGGTGCTAGCGCATACTCAAGAATTATTGATTTCAAAAAATTTAAAGAAATTGCAGATGAAGTTGGAGCTTTATTAATGGTTGATATGGCTCATATTGCAGGTTTAGTTGCAGGAGGGGTTCACCCAAATCCAATGGAATATGCTGATGTTGTCACAACAACAACTCATAAAACTTTAAGAGGTGCTAGAGGTGGAATGATTTTATCAAAAGCAGAAATTGGTAAAAAGATTGACTCGGCTGTTTTCCCAGGGACTCAAGGTGGTCCTTTAGAAAATCAAATTGCAGGAAAAGTACAAGCTTTATATGAAGCCGACACTCCTGAATTCAAAAAATATGTTCAACAAGTAGTAGAAAACTCAAAAGCATTTGCTAAAGCATTAGCTGATAATGGGATGCGTTTAATTGCTAATGGAACAGATAATCACTTAATTAATTTAGATGTTAAAAACACTTTAAATGTAACAGGTAAAGATGCAGAAAAAATACTTGAAAGTATTGGAATAGTTTCAAATAAAAATATGATTCCATTTGATACAGAAAAACCTTTTGTAACTAGTGGTATTAGAGTTGGAACAGCAGCAATGACAACGAGAGGATTCAAAGAAAACGAATTTAGAGAAGTTGCTA